One Acanthochromis polyacanthus isolate Apoly-LR-REF ecotype Palm Island chromosome 6, KAUST_Apoly_ChrSc, whole genome shotgun sequence DNA segment encodes these proteins:
- the taf13 gene encoding LOW QUALITY PROTEIN: transcription initiation factor TFIID subunit 13 (The sequence of the model RefSeq protein was modified relative to this genomic sequence to represent the inferred CDS: inserted 2 bases in 1 codon; deleted 4 bases in 4 codons) — translation MADEEEEPGFDEELDDGTGGVDVGHGKRKRLFSKELRCMMYGFGTXQNPYTESVDILEDLVIEFITEMTHKAMSIGRQGRVQVEDIVFLIRKDPRKFARVKDLLTMNEELKRARKAFDEANYGS, via the exons ATGGCGGACGAGGAGGAA GAGCCCGGCTTCGACGAGGAGCTGGACGACGGAACCGGCGGAGTGGACGTGGGCCACGGCAAGAGGAAGAGGCTCTTCTCCAAGGAGCTCCGG TGCATGATGTACGGCTTCGGGAC ACAGAACCCGTACACGGAGTCCGTGGACATCCTGGAGGACCTGGTGATCGAGTTCATCACGGAGATGACCCACAAAGCCATGTCCATCGGACGCCAGGGCCGCGTCCAGGTG GAGGACATCGTGTTTCTGATCCGTAAAGACCCCCGG AAGTTCGCCAGAGTCAAAGACCTGCTGACCATGAACGAGGAGCTGAAGAGAGCCAGGAAAGCTTTCGACGAAGCCAATTATGGCTCATAA
- the tnnc2.2 gene encoding troponin C, skeletal muscle yields MTDAQQEARSYLSEEMLAEFKAAFDMFDTDGGGDISTKELGTVMRMLGQNPTREELDEIIEEVDEDGSGTIDFEEFLVMMVRLLKEDQAGKSEEELAECFRVFDKNGDGYIDREEFALIIRSTGEPITEDEIDELLKDGDKNADGMLDFDEFLKMMENVQ; encoded by the exons ATG ACTGACGCGCAACAAGAGGCCCGCTCCTACCTGAGCGAGGAAATGTTGGCTG AGTTCAAAGCCGCCTTCGACATGTTCGACACCGACGGTGGCGGTGATATCAGCACCAAGGAGTTGGGTACCGTGATGAGGATGTTGGGTCAGAACCCGACAAGAGAGGAGTTGGATGAGATCATCGAGGAGGTCGATGAGGACG GTAGCGGTACCATCGACTTCGAGGAGTTCTTGGTCATGATGGTGAGGCTGCTAAAGGAGGACCAGGCCGGCAAGAGCGAGGAAGAGTTGGCAGAGTGCTTCCGTGTGTTCGACAA GAACGGCGACGGCTACATCGACAGAGAGGAGTTCGCCCTCATCATCCGCAGCACCGGTGAGCCAATCACAGAGGATGAGATCGACGAGCTGCTGAAGGATGGAGACAAAAACGCCGACGGCATGCTGGACTTTGACG AATTCCTCAAGATGATGGAGAATGTGCAGTAA
- the LOC110970428 gene encoding troponin C, skeletal muscle-like: MPTDAQSDARSFLTEEMIAEFKAAFDMFDTDGGGDISTKELGTVMRMLGQNPSREELDAIIEEVDEDGSGTIDFEEFLVMMVQQLKEDQAGKSEEELSECFRIFDKNGDGFIDREEFGDILLKTGENVAEEDIDEMFGESDTNKDGKIDFDEFLKMMENVQ; encoded by the exons ATG CCCACCGACGCCCAAAGTGACGCCCGGTCCTTCCTGACCGAGGAGATGATTGCTG AGTTCAAGGCCGCCTTCGACATGTTTGACACCGACGGCGGCGGTGACATCAGCACCAAGGAGTTGGGCACCGTGATGAGGATGTTGGGTCAGAACCCATCCAGGGAGGAGCTGGACGCCATCATCGAGGAGGTTGATGAGGATG GCAGCGGAACCATCGACTTTGAGGAGTTCTTGGTCATGATGGTGCAGCAGTTAAAGGAGGACCAGGCTGGAAAGAGTGAAGAGGAACTTTCAGAATGCTTCCGTATTTTTGACAA GAACGGAGACGGTTTCATCGATCGTGAGGAGTTCGGAGACATCCTCCTCAAAACCGGAGAGAACGTTGCAGAGGAAGATATCGATGAGATGTTTGGAGAATCAGACACAAACAAGGACGGAAAGATTGATTTTGATG AGTTTCTGAAGATGATGGAGAACGTCCAGTAA